The Methanocella arvoryzae MRE50 genome includes a region encoding these proteins:
- a CDS encoding S4 domain-containing protein: MRLDEYLVSEGLIASRSRAKRYIHRGLVKLNGEVVTKPSKQVKPGAIIEIAEEDRPEGYFKLKGIQNQSGILRPGDRVLDIGSSAGGFLMYASGIADEIVGIEYSEEFREPLEAVMEEYPNVKVLFGDAFNMDLTPLGEFDVILNDMTVEPAMSIEIMARFLPLLRGGGRVLQVLKLDKISDVEPFLILLEKKGLEIVKVIRPEKREAYVIARPKR, encoded by the coding sequence ATGAGGCTCGATGAATACCTCGTCTCAGAAGGGCTGATCGCCTCCCGCAGCCGGGCGAAGCGGTACATTCACCGGGGCCTGGTGAAGCTGAACGGCGAGGTCGTCACCAAGCCCTCGAAACAGGTGAAGCCCGGCGCCATTATTGAGATAGCCGAAGAAGACCGGCCGGAAGGGTACTTCAAGCTCAAGGGCATCCAGAATCAATCTGGCATACTCAGGCCGGGCGACAGAGTGCTGGATATCGGCTCCAGCGCAGGCGGGTTTTTAATGTATGCCTCGGGCATCGCCGACGAGATCGTGGGCATCGAGTACAGCGAAGAGTTTCGGGAGCCGCTGGAGGCTGTTATGGAAGAGTACCCGAATGTAAAAGTGCTCTTCGGGGACGCCTTTAACATGGACCTCACGCCGCTCGGAGAGTTCGACGTAATCCTGAACGACATGACAGTAGAGCCGGCAATGTCGATTGAAATTATGGCCCGGTTCCTGCCTCTGCTCAGGGGAGGAGGACGGGTGCTGCAGGTGCTGAAGCTCGATAAGATCAGCGATGTCGAGCCGTTTTTGATCCTGCTTGAGAAAAAGGGGCTTGAGATAGTCAAGGTGATCAGGCCCGAAAAGCGCGAGGCTTATGTCATCGCACGGCCAAAAAGATAA
- the gyrB gene encoding DNA topoisomerase (ATP-hydrolyzing) subunit B — MSNEVPAQTYDASSIQVLEGLEAVRKRPSMYIGSTDYRGLHHLVYEVVDNSIDEALAGYCNAIDVTINPNGSVTVTDNGRGIPVEMHEKYKKPALEIVMTILHAGGKFDNRTYKVSGGLHGVGVSVVNALSEYLEVEVKRNGKVFFQRYEKGKPVCEVKIIGETDQTGTKTTFKPDKSIFETVEFQFDILANRLRELAYLNKGIRITLSDLGAQKSAEYHYEGGINQFIEYLNQDKTVLHPKPIYFEREKDTTKVEISMQYNDGYSEVILAFANNINTHEGGTHLSGFRAALTRTVNDYARKNNMLKGDMVLSGEDIREGLTAIISVKLTNPQFEGQTKTKLGNSDVKGIVESLVGDGLNDYLEENPADARKIIEKTVQAFQAREAARKARELTRRKSALEGSTLPGKLADCSEKDASKCELYIVEGDSAGGSAKQGRNRLFQAILPLRGKILNVEKARLNKILESAEIRALITALGTGVGEDFVLDKARYHKIILMTDADVDGAHIRTLLLTFFYRYMQQIVEAGFVYIAQPPLYRIKKGKEEKYVYSDRELNEALEAMGRTNVSIQRYKGLGEMNPEQLWSTTMDPATRTMYQVKLEDVIEADRTFTLLMGDKVEPRREFIVKNAKFVKNLDV, encoded by the coding sequence ATGTCAAACGAAGTCCCGGCACAAACTTACGATGCTTCCAGCATCCAGGTTCTAGAAGGCCTTGAGGCGGTCAGAAAAAGGCCCAGTATGTACATAGGCTCTACTGACTACCGAGGCCTCCACCATCTGGTCTACGAGGTCGTAGACAACAGCATCGACGAGGCGCTGGCCGGTTATTGCAATGCGATCGACGTAACCATCAACCCCAACGGCAGCGTCACAGTAACTGATAACGGCAGAGGCATCCCTGTCGAGATGCACGAGAAGTACAAGAAACCAGCCCTCGAGATAGTCATGACTATCCTCCACGCGGGCGGCAAGTTCGATAACCGGACTTACAAGGTTTCCGGCGGCCTGCATGGCGTGGGCGTTTCGGTAGTGAATGCGCTCTCGGAGTACCTGGAAGTGGAGGTAAAGCGGAACGGCAAGGTCTTTTTCCAGCGCTACGAGAAGGGCAAGCCTGTCTGCGAGGTCAAGATCATCGGAGAGACAGACCAGACCGGCACGAAGACGACCTTCAAGCCCGACAAGTCGATCTTCGAGACCGTAGAGTTCCAGTTTGACATACTCGCCAACAGGCTGAGAGAACTGGCCTACCTGAATAAGGGCATCAGGATCACCCTGTCCGACCTCGGCGCCCAGAAGAGCGCCGAATACCACTATGAGGGCGGCATCAACCAGTTCATCGAGTACCTGAACCAGGACAAGACTGTGCTGCACCCGAAGCCGATCTACTTCGAGCGGGAGAAGGACACGACGAAAGTGGAGATCTCCATGCAATATAACGACGGCTACAGTGAGGTCATCCTGGCTTTCGCAAACAATATTAATACTCACGAAGGCGGCACCCATCTGAGCGGCTTCAGGGCAGCGCTGACCAGGACGGTCAACGACTACGCCAGGAAGAACAACATGCTCAAGGGCGACATGGTTCTCTCCGGCGAAGACATCCGTGAAGGCCTGACCGCTATTATCTCTGTCAAGCTTACCAACCCCCAGTTCGAGGGCCAGACCAAGACCAAGCTGGGCAACAGCGACGTCAAGGGCATTGTCGAATCCCTTGTGGGCGACGGGCTGAACGACTACCTGGAGGAAAACCCGGCTGACGCCAGGAAGATCATTGAGAAGACAGTCCAGGCATTCCAGGCAAGAGAAGCAGCCCGCAAAGCCCGGGAACTTACCCGCAGGAAGTCGGCGCTCGAGGGCAGCACTCTGCCAGGCAAGCTGGCCGACTGCTCCGAGAAGGATGCCAGCAAGTGCGAATTATACATCGTAGAAGGAGACTCTGCAGGCGGCTCCGCCAAGCAGGGCAGGAACCGGCTGTTTCAGGCCATTCTGCCGCTGAGAGGCAAGATCCTGAACGTCGAGAAGGCCAGGCTGAACAAGATCCTGGAGAGCGCCGAAATCCGGGCGCTCATCACCGCGCTCGGCACTGGCGTCGGCGAAGACTTCGTGCTCGATAAAGCAAGGTATCACAAGATCATCCTGATGACCGATGCCGACGTGGACGGCGCGCACATCCGCACGCTGCTCCTCACGTTCTTCTACAGGTACATGCAGCAGATCGTGGAAGCCGGCTTCGTGTACATCGCTCAGCCGCCCCTCTACAGAATTAAGAAGGGCAAGGAGGAAAAGTACGTCTACAGCGACAGGGAGCTGAACGAAGCTCTGGAAGCGATGGGCAGGACTAACGTGAGCATCCAGCGCTACAAAGGTCTCGGTGAAATGAATCCCGAGCAACTCTGGTCTACGACCATGGACCCCGCCACGAGGACCATGTACCAGGTCAAGCTGGAGGACGTCATCGAGGCGGACCGCACCTTCACCCTCCTCATGGGAGACAAGGTCGAGCCGAGAAGGGAGTTTATCGTGAAGAACGCGAAGTTCGTCAAGAACCTGGATGTGTGA
- the gyrA gene encoding DNA gyrase subunit A has protein sequence MADEKQPQPQSPQQQQTQETLLPVQIEEEMKRSYIDYAMSVIVGRALPDVRDGLKPVHRRCLYGMYELGNTHDKPYKKSARVVGDVMGKYHPHGDAAIYDTIVRMAQDFSLRYTLVDGQGNFGSIDGDGAAAMRYTEVRLERIAEEILADLDKETVDFAPNFDETLKEPVVLPARLPNLLINGSSGIAVGMATNIPPHNLGEIVDGTIAVIDNPEIEPIELLNYVKGPDFPTAGFIYGKEGIKEAYLTGRGSIRMRAKAEIVDENGKMSIIVTEIPYMVNKARLIESIADLVKDKKIEGISDLRDESDRDGMRIVIELKKAANANVILNQLFKHTQMESTFGVNNIALVDNTPMTLSLKETIGYFIKHRQEVVTRRSQFELKKAQAREHILAGLLIALTNIDDFVRIIRGSANADEAKATLMEKYGLSDEQSRAILDMRLARLTALERQKIDDERADLIKEIAHLNEVLASPQMVLDIIKAELLDMKAKYGDERRTKIVESAGEIVDEDLIPVENVVVTISNTGYIKRMPVDTYRTQRRGGVGIVGMETKEEDFVVDLFVASTHDNILFFSNKGKVYSLKVYEIPPAASRQARGKAIINLINIEPGEAINAMIPIKTFDDQHFLVMCTREGTIKKTALSAFQNIRSTGIIAIGLESGDELISVKMTNGSQEVLIATRNGKCNRFSESEVRTMGRPAMGVIGIRLTENDKVIAMEIVSPGQSVLTICENGFGKRTPIEEYTAHHRGGQGMINIKTTLRNGAVVAVISVMPDDQIVIASKEGMMTRMNVTDIPEIGRNTQGVRVMKMRPEDSVVAVARLVSEKKEDEI, from the coding sequence ATGGCAGACGAAAAACAACCCCAACCACAATCACCTCAGCAACAGCAAACTCAGGAAACTTTACTGCCCGTCCAGATCGAGGAGGAGATGAAACGCTCCTACATCGATTACGCGATGAGCGTCATCGTAGGGAGAGCTCTCCCTGACGTCCGGGACGGCCTTAAGCCTGTGCATCGCAGGTGCCTTTACGGCATGTACGAGCTGGGCAACACCCACGACAAGCCCTACAAGAAGTCCGCGAGAGTAGTGGGCGACGTCATGGGTAAGTACCACCCCCACGGCGACGCGGCGATCTATGATACTATAGTCAGGATGGCGCAGGACTTCTCCTTGCGCTACACGCTGGTCGACGGCCAGGGCAACTTCGGCAGCATCGACGGCGACGGGGCTGCGGCCATGCGTTACACCGAAGTCCGGCTGGAGCGGATCGCCGAAGAGATCCTCGCCGACCTCGACAAGGAAACCGTAGATTTCGCCCCCAACTTCGACGAAACCCTGAAAGAGCCTGTCGTCTTACCTGCCAGGCTGCCCAACCTGCTGATCAACGGCTCGTCCGGTATTGCGGTAGGCATGGCGACCAACATCCCGCCCCATAACCTGGGCGAGATCGTGGACGGCACCATCGCAGTCATCGACAACCCGGAGATCGAGCCGATCGAGCTGCTCAACTACGTGAAAGGCCCGGACTTCCCGACCGCCGGCTTCATCTACGGCAAGGAAGGCATCAAGGAGGCCTACCTCACGGGCAGGGGCAGCATCAGGATGCGGGCGAAGGCCGAGATCGTGGACGAGAACGGCAAGATGTCCATCATCGTCACCGAGATCCCCTACATGGTCAACAAGGCGAGGCTCATCGAAAGCATCGCAGATCTGGTCAAAGACAAGAAGATCGAGGGCATCTCTGACCTGAGAGACGAGTCTGACCGGGACGGCATGCGCATCGTCATCGAGCTCAAGAAGGCCGCCAACGCGAACGTCATCCTGAACCAGCTGTTCAAGCACACCCAGATGGAGTCGACCTTCGGCGTGAACAACATCGCCCTCGTCGACAACACCCCGATGACGCTGAGCCTGAAGGAGACGATCGGCTACTTCATCAAGCACAGGCAGGAAGTAGTCACCAGGCGCAGCCAGTTCGAATTAAAGAAAGCACAGGCCAGAGAGCACATCCTGGCCGGCCTGCTGATAGCGCTGACCAACATCGACGACTTCGTCCGGATCATCAGGGGCTCCGCCAACGCCGACGAAGCGAAGGCCACCCTCATGGAGAAGTACGGCCTGTCCGACGAGCAGTCCAGGGCCATCCTCGACATGCGGCTGGCGAGGCTGACTGCGCTGGAGCGGCAGAAGATCGACGATGAGCGGGCAGACCTGATTAAGGAGATCGCACACCTCAACGAAGTGCTGGCCAGCCCCCAGATGGTGCTGGACATCATCAAGGCCGAGCTGCTGGATATGAAAGCAAAGTACGGCGACGAGCGGAGGACCAAGATCGTGGAGTCTGCCGGCGAGATTGTGGACGAGGACCTCATCCCGGTCGAGAACGTGGTCGTCACCATCTCCAACACCGGCTACATCAAGAGGATGCCTGTCGACACCTACCGGACCCAGCGCCGGGGCGGCGTCGGCATCGTCGGCATGGAGACCAAGGAAGAGGACTTTGTCGTCGACTTATTCGTGGCCTCGACGCACGACAACATCCTGTTCTTCTCGAACAAGGGCAAAGTCTATTCGCTCAAGGTCTACGAGATCCCGCCGGCAGCCAGCCGACAGGCAAGGGGCAAGGCGATCATCAATCTGATCAACATCGAGCCCGGCGAGGCCATCAACGCCATGATCCCGATCAAGACCTTTGACGACCAGCACTTCCTGGTCATGTGCACCAGGGAAGGCACCATCAAGAAGACCGCCCTGTCGGCGTTCCAGAACATCCGGTCCACGGGCATTATCGCCATCGGCCTCGAAAGCGGGGATGAGCTGATCTCGGTCAAGATGACGAACGGCAGCCAGGAAGTCCTGATCGCGACCAGGAACGGCAAGTGCAACCGGTTCTCCGAAAGCGAGGTCCGGACCATGGGCAGGCCTGCCATGGGCGTGATCGGTATCCGCCTGACAGAGAACGACAAAGTCATTGCCATGGAAATCGTCAGCCCCGGCCAGTCGGTCCTGACCATCTGCGAGAACGGGTTCGGCAAGCGCACCCCCATCGAGGAGTACACCGCCCACCACCGGGGCGGCCAGGGCATGATCAACATCAAGACCACTCTGCGAAACGGTGCTGTTGTGGCCGTTATCAGCGTCATGCCGGACGACCAGATCGTCATCGCCAGCAAGGAGGGCATGATGACGAGGATGAACGTCACCGACATTCCTGAAATAGGCAGGAACACTCAGGGCGTCCGGGTCATGAAGATGAGGCCGGAGGACTCGGTCGTGGCGGTCGCCCGGCTCGTGTCGGAGAAGAAAGAAGACGAGATCTAA
- a CDS encoding class II glutamine amidotransferase, with translation MLKQESDLGHIPSGCAISGIFNRKGKRIDGTKIIKSIALMHDRSNGLGGGFAAYGIYPRYKDYYAFHVMLDDEEAKEQLEDYLTQYFVVEKDEKIPTRKTANIGKAPLLWRYFVRVGERNFADDSADEEDHVVRHVMHVNSNVAGAYISSSGKNMGGFKGVGYPEDIAHYFKLEDYNAYLWTAHGRFPTNTPGWWGGAHPMALLDWSVVHNGEISSYGINKRYLEMFGYKMELMTDTEVIAYLFDLLVRRHKLPIRVATAALAPPFWKDIDAMPEAERQAYTALRMVYSGALMNGPFSILVGFKGGVIGLNDRIKLRPMIAAEKDDFLYMSSEEAGIRIIEPEPDKVWAPKAGTPVIGLLEEEV, from the coding sequence ATGCTAAAGCAGGAAAGTGATCTCGGACACATACCTTCGGGATGCGCCATCTCCGGCATCTTTAACCGGAAAGGCAAGCGCATCGACGGTACTAAGATCATCAAGTCGATCGCCCTCATGCATGACCGGTCCAACGGCCTGGGCGGAGGCTTCGCAGCATACGGTATCTATCCCAGGTATAAGGATTACTACGCGTTCCATGTGATGCTCGACGACGAGGAAGCCAAAGAACAGCTGGAGGACTACCTGACACAGTACTTTGTCGTGGAGAAAGACGAGAAGATCCCTACCCGCAAGACCGCAAATATCGGTAAAGCCCCGCTGCTCTGGCGCTACTTCGTCCGGGTGGGCGAAAGGAATTTTGCTGACGACAGCGCGGACGAGGAGGATCATGTAGTCCGGCATGTCATGCACGTCAACTCGAACGTCGCCGGCGCATACATTTCATCCAGCGGCAAGAACATGGGCGGCTTCAAGGGAGTGGGCTATCCGGAAGATATCGCCCACTACTTCAAGCTCGAAGACTACAACGCCTACCTCTGGACTGCCCACGGCAGGTTCCCGACGAACACCCCGGGCTGGTGGGGCGGCGCACACCCGATGGCGCTCCTCGACTGGTCGGTCGTGCACAACGGCGAAATCTCCTCGTACGGCATCAACAAGCGCTACCTCGAGATGTTCGGCTACAAGATGGAGCTCATGACCGACACCGAGGTCATCGCATACTTATTCGACTTATTAGTAAGGAGGCACAAGCTGCCCATCCGTGTCGCTACGGCTGCCCTGGCACCGCCGTTCTGGAAGGACATCGACGCCATGCCCGAGGCCGAGAGGCAGGCATACACGGCATTACGGATGGTCTACAGCGGAGCGCTCATGAACGGCCCGTTCTCCATCCTCGTCGGGTTCAAGGGCGGCGTGATCGGCCTCAACGACCGCATCAAGCTGCGGCCCATGATTGCCGCGGAGAAGGACGACTTCCTGTACATGTCCTCGGAAGAGGCCGGCATCAGGATCATCGAGCCCGAGCCGGACAAGGTCTGGGCGCCGAAGGCCGGTACGCCGGTCATCGGCCTGCTTGAGGAGGAGGTATAA
- a CDS encoding glutamate synthase-related protein: MATQVPPEFTVNINDRKCARCKRCVDECGFEALTYSKEYHEIIADDAKCVACHRCATMCPKHAIRIEDNALAYKYNANFSAQHRKNILKQAETGGILLTAMGCDQPYPILWDHMLIDACQVTNPPIDPLREPMELRTYIGRKPAWLEFDGEAGLPRLRTEMAQNLKLDFPIVFGGMSYGSVSYNVHKSLMLAAERTGILMNTGEGGLHQDLYQHRNSVIVQCASGRFGVHAEYLNDGAAIEIKIGQGAKPGIGGHLPGEKVSEDISRTRMIPKGTDALSPAPHHDIYSIEDLGQLIFALKEASRYKKPVGVKVAAVHNIAAICSGIVRAGADFVTIDGFRGGTGAAPRIIRDNVGIPVELAIAAVDDRLRQEGIRNQASILCGGGIRQSADMIKAIALGADAVVIGTSALVALGCRVCQKCNTGKCSWGIATQNPKLTARLDPEEGAQRLTNLIHAWGHEMEEVLGALGVNSIESLRGSRERLRGIGLDEKTLNILGIKPAGR, from the coding sequence ATGGCAACACAGGTTCCTCCCGAGTTCACGGTCAACATCAACGACCGGAAGTGCGCCCGGTGCAAGCGGTGCGTGGACGAGTGCGGCTTCGAAGCGCTGACCTACAGCAAGGAATATCACGAGATCATCGCGGATGACGCAAAGTGCGTGGCCTGCCATCGCTGCGCTACCATGTGTCCGAAGCACGCCATCCGCATCGAGGATAATGCGCTGGCCTACAAATACAACGCCAACTTCTCCGCCCAGCACAGGAAGAACATCCTCAAGCAGGCGGAGACCGGCGGCATCCTGCTTACAGCTATGGGCTGCGACCAGCCGTATCCCATCTTATGGGACCACATGCTCATCGACGCATGCCAGGTCACCAACCCGCCCATCGACCCGCTGAGGGAGCCGATGGAGCTTCGGACCTACATCGGCCGAAAGCCTGCCTGGCTCGAGTTCGACGGAGAGGCAGGCCTGCCCAGGCTCAGGACTGAGATGGCCCAGAACCTGAAGCTGGACTTTCCGATAGTGTTCGGCGGCATGTCATACGGCTCGGTCAGCTACAACGTCCACAAGTCCCTGATGCTGGCGGCCGAGCGCACAGGCATCCTTATGAACACCGGCGAAGGCGGGCTGCACCAGGATCTATACCAGCACAGGAACAGCGTAATCGTCCAGTGCGCTTCCGGCAGATTCGGCGTCCACGCCGAGTACCTCAATGACGGCGCTGCCATCGAGATCAAGATCGGCCAGGGGGCCAAGCCGGGCATCGGCGGGCACCTGCCGGGCGAGAAGGTCAGCGAAGACATCTCCCGTACCCGGATGATCCCTAAGGGTACGGACGCGCTGTCTCCGGCCCCGCACCACGACATCTATTCGATCGAGGACCTCGGACAGCTCATCTTCGCGCTGAAGGAGGCTTCACGGTACAAAAAACCTGTAGGTGTCAAAGTCGCGGCCGTCCACAACATCGCCGCCATCTGCAGCGGCATCGTCCGTGCCGGAGCCGACTTCGTGACAATCGACGGCTTCCGGGGCGGCACCGGCGCAGCACCCCGTATCATCAGGGACAACGTCGGCATACCGGTTGAGCTGGCCATCGCGGCAGTCGATGACCGGCTGAGGCAGGAAGGCATCCGCAACCAGGCCTCGATCCTCTGCGGCGGCGGCATCAGGCAGAGCGCCGACATGATCAAGGCGATCGCGCTGGGCGCGGACGCAGTGGTTATAGGTACGTCGGCGCTGGTGGCACTGGGCTGCAGGGTCTGCCAGAAGTGCAACACGGGCAAGTGCTCGTGGGGCATAGCGACCCAGAACCCGAAACTAACGGCCCGGCTGGACCCTGAGGAGGGTGCGCAGCGCCTGACTAACCTGATCCACGCCTGGGGCCATGAGATGGAGGAAGTGCTCGGCGCTCTCGGAGTGAATTCAATCGAGAGCCTCCGGGGCAGCAGAGAACGTCTCAGAGGCATCGGCCTGGACGAAAAGACGCTGAATATACTTGGAATAAAGCCTGCGGGGAGATAA
- a CDS encoding GltB/FmdC/FwdC-like GXGXG domain-containing protein, with translation MVKIDAHEMHYKELNERIHELAGQGEKALVLENVCGQKFIGDGLRGNIKIDIYGIPGNDMAAFMDGPEIEVHCNGQDSIGNIMNSGKVIIHGHAGDVIGYAMRGGKIFVQGDVGYRVGIHMKAYQDNVPYIVIGGNASNFFGEYMAGGVMVLLGLNDSDGNPIAGDYVGSGMHGGAIYIRGDIEDRYLARDVKKVELDVSDIALLEPLIREYCQHFNFDYGKVMSKPFIKLVPKSSRPYGNMYVS, from the coding sequence ATGGTCAAAATAGACGCACACGAGATGCACTATAAGGAACTGAACGAGCGGATCCACGAGCTCGCCGGGCAGGGCGAAAAAGCTCTGGTCCTGGAGAACGTCTGCGGCCAGAAGTTCATCGGCGATGGCCTGCGGGGCAATATCAAGATCGACATCTACGGCATTCCGGGCAATGACATGGCCGCCTTCATGGACGGCCCCGAGATCGAGGTCCACTGCAACGGCCAGGACAGCATCGGCAACATCATGAACTCGGGTAAAGTCATCATCCATGGCCACGCCGGCGATGTGATCGGCTATGCCATGAGGGGCGGCAAGATCTTTGTCCAGGGCGACGTGGGATACCGGGTAGGCATCCACATGAAAGCCTACCAGGACAACGTGCCCTACATCGTCATCGGCGGCAACGCCTCCAACTTCTTCGGCGAGTACATGGCCGGTGGTGTCATGGTCCTGCTGGGGCTGAACGACTCTGACGGCAATCCGATTGCGGGCGACTACGTAGGCTCAGGCATGCACGGCGGCGCCATCTACATCCGGGGCGACATCGAGGACCGCTACCTCGCCAGGGACGTCAAAAAAGTCGAACTGGACGTTTCAGACATCGCCTTGCTAGAGCCGCTGATCAGAGAGTACTGCCAGCACTTCAATTTCGACTACGGCAAGGTCATGAGCAAGCCGTTCATCAAGCTGGTGCCAAAATCGTCGAGGCCTTACGGGAACATGTACGTGAGCTAA
- a CDS encoding ABC transporter ATP-binding protein codes for MNSDKDLVICTRGLTKSYNGRPVLKSLDLKVPRNSIFGFLGPNGAGKSTTIKLLLGLIKPTAGSGTVFGLDIARDSAEIRRRIGYLPQNPRYYDYMTARETLRFTAGFFYKGPAELVERRVDETLRMTGLDDKADRKIKGFSGGELQRLGIAQAQINNPDLLILDEPAASLDPMGRRDVLEVMRSLKNRTTIFYSTHILDDVQRVSDTVAILNKGTLIAMAPIEDLLTAREGVVYKLVLAGNPAGIRSTLTTQPWISSVTSTTDNGHSVWNLTITDEKAAERQLLRLLLRDETIAVKEFSRERYDLEDVFMRFVQEEKCNA; via the coding sequence ATGAATTCGGACAAAGACCTCGTGATCTGCACGAGGGGCCTCACAAAATCTTACAACGGCAGGCCAGTGTTGAAGTCACTGGATCTAAAGGTGCCCAGGAACTCGATCTTCGGCTTCCTCGGGCCTAACGGCGCTGGCAAAAGTACGACCATCAAGCTGCTGCTCGGGCTGATCAAGCCTACTGCTGGCAGCGGCACCGTCTTCGGGCTGGACATCGCCCGGGATAGCGCGGAGATCCGCAGGCGAATCGGCTACCTGCCCCAGAATCCCCGGTATTACGACTACATGACTGCCAGGGAAACTCTCAGGTTCACGGCGGGCTTTTTCTACAAAGGTCCTGCCGAACTGGTCGAGCGGCGCGTCGACGAAACTCTGCGGATGACCGGGCTGGATGATAAAGCCGATCGCAAGATCAAGGGCTTCTCCGGCGGCGAGTTGCAGCGCCTGGGCATCGCGCAGGCGCAGATCAACAATCCCGACCTGCTCATCCTTGACGAGCCTGCAGCATCGCTCGACCCGATGGGCAGGAGGGATGTTCTGGAGGTCATGCGTAGCCTGAAAAACCGGACTACTATCTTCTACTCCACCCACATCCTCGACGACGTGCAGCGAGTCAGCGATACCGTGGCCATCCTGAACAAGGGTACGCTTATCGCCATGGCGCCGATCGAAGACCTGCTCACCGCCCGGGAAGGAGTAGTGTACAAGCTGGTGCTGGCTGGCAACCCAGCCGGCATCCGTTCTACTCTTACCACTCAGCCGTGGATCTCCTCTGTGACCTCGACGACAGACAACGGGCACTCTGTGTGGAACCTGACGATCACGGACGAGAAAGCGGCAGAAAGACAACTGTTACGCCTGCTGTTGCGGGATGAAACTATAGCTGTCAAAGAGTTCAGCAGGGAACGATACGACCTGGAAGACGTTTTCATGAGATTTGTGCAGGAGGAAAAGTGCAATGCCTGA
- a CDS encoding ABC transporter permease, whose product MPETMQPVTGSGWTLGLANMLKKENRLWWGDKRWLIQMFVWTVVVTGLLAATLYIVTHVAPPDETEIQDMGSLAVLGSELFFSIAGFAMVFGVIILTHDAIIKERDSGTIEWLLSKPLSRKAFVIAKLIASTIGMTVIMVLLQGALSYTVISLFHGSTIALLPFIGGLALIWLACMFYMALLLLLGTVTTSRGLVLGSAIGFFMLGGLVPMFFSQSAYFTPWKLVDIATAVSLGTPLTAEIAMPILATVVWIVIFIAGSLCRVEKLEI is encoded by the coding sequence ATGCCTGAAACAATGCAGCCGGTAACCGGTTCAGGCTGGACCCTTGGGCTGGCCAACATGCTGAAGAAAGAAAACCGCCTCTGGTGGGGCGACAAAAGATGGCTGATCCAGATGTTCGTCTGGACCGTCGTCGTCACCGGCCTTCTGGCCGCCACCCTCTATATCGTGACCCACGTGGCGCCGCCTGACGAGACTGAGATCCAGGACATGGGCAGCCTGGCAGTTCTCGGCTCAGAGCTCTTCTTCAGCATCGCCGGGTTTGCCATGGTCTTCGGAGTCATCATTCTCACCCACGACGCCATCATCAAAGAGCGAGATTCCGGCACAATCGAATGGCTGCTGTCAAAGCCACTGTCCAGAAAAGCGTTCGTCATCGCCAAGCTGATCGCCAGCACGATCGGCATGACCGTGATCATGGTACTCCTGCAGGGTGCGCTGTCCTACACAGTCATCTCTCTCTTCCATGGCAGCACGATAGCCCTGCTGCCCTTCATCGGGGGCCTCGCGCTGATCTGGCTGGCATGTATGTTTTACATGGCGCTGCTCCTCCTGCTCGGCACAGTTACGACTTCCCGGGGCCTGGTCCTCGGCTCCGCGATCGGCTTCTTCATGCTTGGCGGCCTTGTGCCGATGTTCTTTAGCCAGTCGGCCTACTTCACCCCCTGGAAGCTCGTCGACATAGCCACAGCAGTATCTCTCGGTACGCCGTTGACGGCCGAGATAGCAATGCCGATCCTTGCAACGGTCGTCTGGATCGTGATCTTCATCGCCGGCTCGCTGTGTAGGGTGGAAAAGCTGGAAATTTAG